A region from the Triticum aestivum cultivar Chinese Spring chromosome 3D, IWGSC CS RefSeq v2.1, whole genome shotgun sequence genome encodes:
- the LOC123079542 gene encoding E3 ubiquitin-protein ligase At3g02290, translating to MGAIMCCLRGRGPGPGDDAPGCCCLPWPFLNNDRNNDNNNSNNHNSGAPARQRANTRVAPVQGRVPPAGSRQDDSMNTFRCPPRPLPYDDPQFRHQTERHPLVAGHDKASTQSQKSKLLEENNDADTRSTCADQKADGPSLKDQSGGKKIGGAQVCVPSDSEDDCPICLEEYDYENPKIVLQCNHNFHLSCIYEWMERSQSCAVCAKVMLFKVDQ from the exons ATGGGGGCCATCATGTGCTGCTTACGCGGCCGCGGCCCCGGCCCCGGCGACGACGCGCCTGGCTGCTGCTGCCTGCCATGGCCTTTCCTGAACAACGATcgcaacaacgacaacaacaacagcaacaatcaCAACTCG GGCGCTCCTGCTCGTCAACGAGCGAATACACGGGTTGCGCCTGTTCAGGGAAGGGTTCCTCCTGCGGGTTCACGGCAGGATGATTCAATGAACACCTTCCGCTGCCCACCTAGGCCTTTGCCTTATGATGATCCTCAATTCAGACATCAAACGGAGCGCCACCCGCTGGTGGCAGGACATGACAAGGCTTCAACGCAATCCCAGAAATCTAAACTACTTGAAGAAAACAATGATGCTGATACCAGATCAACTTGTGCCGATCAGAAGGCTGATGGACCGTCCCTGAAAGATCAGTCGGGAGGTAAAAAAATCGGGGGAGCTCAAGTCTGTGTTCCTTCTGATTCTGAGGATGACTGTCCAATATGCCTAGAAG AGTATGATTACGAGAATCCAAAGATAGTGCTTCAGTGCAACCATAATTTCCATCTTAGTTGCATTTACGAGTGGATGGAAAGAAGTCAATCTTGTGCGGTCTGTGCCAAG GTAATGTTGTTTAAAGTGGACCAATAA